From Halomicrobium salinisoli, the proteins below share one genomic window:
- a CDS encoding electron transfer flavoprotein subunit beta/FixA family protein — protein sequence MRILVAVAEVAVVDGEFDIEGQTVPDRFLRHECNEWDQYALAEAVRIANEVADVEVVTVTIGPERAEETIDRALAAGADRAIRIWDDALAAKDLLDPATKADLIARVAREEGPDLVLAGAQSAGEGFGATGVTLAERLGFEWAAAVDDLDLNADAGVAHVRRELEDGVRELTDVRLPAVLTVQTGITELPTGVPDTGEARDGDRAVLNLDDLGLRVAVDGHFEQQSLTVPEAERETTLFEGAPAETAAELAAVLCEAGVDR from the coding sequence ATGCGAATCCTCGTCGCGGTCGCGGAGGTGGCCGTCGTCGACGGCGAGTTCGACATCGAGGGGCAGACCGTTCCGGACCGGTTTCTCAGACACGAGTGCAACGAGTGGGACCAGTACGCCCTCGCGGAGGCGGTACGCATCGCGAACGAGGTGGCGGACGTCGAGGTCGTGACGGTCACGATCGGACCGGAGCGAGCCGAGGAGACGATCGACCGGGCGCTCGCCGCGGGGGCCGACCGCGCGATCCGGATCTGGGACGACGCCCTCGCCGCCAAGGACCTGCTCGACCCGGCGACGAAGGCCGACCTGATAGCGCGCGTCGCGCGGGAGGAAGGTCCCGACCTCGTGCTGGCCGGCGCCCAGTCGGCCGGGGAGGGGTTCGGGGCCACGGGCGTGACGCTGGCCGAGCGGCTGGGCTTCGAGTGGGCCGCCGCCGTGGACGACCTCGACCTGAACGCGGACGCGGGCGTCGCGCACGTGCGGCGTGAACTGGAGGACGGCGTCAGGGAGCTGACGGACGTCCGGCTCCCCGCAGTGCTGACGGTCCAGACCGGGATCACCGAACTCCCGACGGGGGTACCCGACACCGGCGAGGCTCGGGACGGTGACCGCGCCGTCCTGAATCTGGACGATCTGGGCCTGCGAGTGGCGGTCGACGGGCACTTCGAGCAGCAGTCGCTGACGGTCCCGGAGGCGGAGCGCGAGACGACGCTGTTCGAGGGGGCGCCCGCCGAGACGGCGGCGGAGCTCGCCGCCGTGCTCTGCGAAGCCGGGGTCGATCGATGA
- a CDS encoding HAD family hydrolase: MTTAVCFDLDGRLVQYEPPFPEFLGDALTEHVETAPDGLIDAYSEAFFDTFEALEPDPYEAGMRAVLAADGVGGHDADASAVVDALREREFESASVSDAARDCLDELAADDDVRLALVTDGVGDWQRAKLERVGLADAFDEVIVSYDVGGHKADGAPYDAVRERIDADEYVMVGDDYEGDVEAAREAGFVPIHYEDDENDLFAVLRAML; this comes from the coding sequence ATGACGACGGCGGTCTGTTTCGACCTCGACGGCAGGCTCGTCCAGTACGAGCCGCCCTTTCCGGAGTTCCTGGGCGACGCCCTCACGGAGCACGTAGAGACGGCGCCCGACGGCCTGATCGACGCCTACAGCGAGGCGTTCTTCGACACGTTCGAGGCGCTGGAGCCCGATCCCTACGAGGCCGGCATGCGGGCCGTCCTCGCGGCCGACGGCGTCGGCGGGCACGACGCCGACGCTTCGGCCGTGGTCGACGCGCTCCGCGAACGGGAGTTCGAGAGCGCGAGCGTCTCCGACGCGGCGCGCGACTGCCTCGACGAGCTGGCGGCCGACGACGACGTCCGACTGGCTCTGGTCACCGACGGCGTCGGCGACTGGCAGCGGGCGAAACTGGAGCGGGTCGGCCTCGCGGACGCGTTCGACGAGGTGATCGTCTCCTACGACGTCGGCGGCCACAAGGCCGACGGCGCGCCCTACGACGCCGTCCGCGAGCGGATCGACGCCGACGAGTACGTCATGGTCGGCGACGACTACGAGGGCGACGTCGAGGCCGCCCGCGAGGCCGGGTTCGTCCCGATCCACTACGAGGACGACGAGAACGACCTGTTCGCGGTCCTGCGGGCGATGCTCTGA
- a CDS encoding polyprenyl synthetase family protein: MEYLERRRDLVEDRLEAVLDGVEPETLSEEVGHVALAGGKRVRPTVTVLICEALGGDPEDAVDFAVGIELVHNASLVIDDIIDESDVRRGTPSAWAAFGHGPAIIASDGLLGEAFALFSADERAMQAVAESMVELGEGEATELVAEPTDEDEYMELARRKTGALFRAAAELGAIAAGADPHAVEAVGEYAERVGVAFQMRDDVLDATADAEKLGKPAGQDAEMDRPSFVEVTDLTPDEANERARAESDAALEALSTVDAADSQATEYLRDLAEFVVVRER; encoded by the coding sequence ATGGAGTACCTGGAACGGCGTCGGGACCTCGTCGAGGACCGCCTCGAGGCGGTGCTCGACGGCGTCGAGCCCGAGACGCTGTCGGAGGAGGTCGGGCACGTCGCGCTGGCCGGGGGCAAGCGGGTGCGCCCGACGGTGACGGTCCTGATCTGCGAGGCGCTCGGGGGCGACCCCGAGGACGCAGTCGACTTCGCCGTCGGGATCGAACTGGTCCACAACGCCTCGCTGGTGATCGACGACATCATCGACGAGTCCGACGTGCGCCGCGGGACCCCCTCGGCGTGGGCCGCCTTCGGCCACGGGCCGGCGATCATCGCCTCGGACGGCCTGCTCGGGGAGGCCTTCGCCCTCTTCTCGGCCGACGAGCGGGCGATGCAGGCGGTGGCCGAATCGATGGTCGAACTGGGCGAGGGCGAGGCGACCGAGCTTGTCGCCGAGCCGACCGACGAGGACGAGTACATGGAACTGGCTCGCCGGAAGACGGGCGCGCTCTTTCGCGCCGCGGCGGAGCTGGGCGCCATCGCCGCCGGCGCCGACCCCCACGCCGTCGAGGCCGTCGGCGAGTACGCCGAGCGGGTCGGCGTCGCCTTCCAGATGCGCGACGACGTGCTCGACGCGACCGCCGACGCCGAGAAGCTCGGCAAGCCCGCCGGCCAGGACGCCGAGATGGACCGGCCCTCGTTCGTCGAGGTGACCGACCTCACCCCCGACGAGGCCAACGAGCGGGCCCGCGCCGAGTCCGACGCCGCACTGGAGGCGCTTTCGACCGTCGACGCCGCCGACTCCCAGGCCACGGAGTACCTCCGGGACCTCGCCGAGTTCGTCGTCGTCCGCGAGCGGTAG
- a CDS encoding AAA family ATPase: protein MRVIATVGLPGSGKGEAANVAEELDVPVVTMGDVIRAECRDRGLDPSTHHGEVAQALREENGPGAVAERSLPMIEEALDGAGDAVLVDGIRSDVEVDRFEAAFDEAFSLVSIEAPFEVRRERLAERGRDALDGDGESLAERDERELGFGMGEAMERADVSIDNTDSLDAFRAKVRTLLTEGIEAFEDQHR, encoded by the coding sequence ATGAGAGTCATCGCGACGGTCGGCCTGCCGGGCAGCGGCAAGGGCGAGGCCGCGAACGTCGCCGAGGAACTCGACGTCCCCGTCGTGACGATGGGCGACGTGATCCGCGCGGAGTGTCGCGACCGGGGGCTGGACCCGTCGACCCACCACGGCGAGGTGGCCCAGGCGCTCCGCGAGGAGAACGGGCCGGGCGCCGTCGCAGAGCGCTCGCTACCGATGATCGAGGAGGCGCTCGACGGCGCCGGCGACGCCGTCCTCGTCGACGGGATCCGTTCGGACGTCGAGGTCGACCGGTTCGAGGCGGCCTTCGACGAGGCCTTCTCGCTGGTGAGCATCGAGGCCCCCTTCGAGGTCCGCAGGGAGCGCCTGGCCGAGCGGGGCCGCGACGCCCTCGACGGCGACGGCGAGAGCCTCGCGGAGCGCGACGAGCGGGAACTCGGCTTCGGCATGGGCGAGGCGATGGAGCGAGCGGACGTATCGATCGACAACACCGACTCCCTCGACGCGTTCCGTGCGAAGGTCCGGACGCTGCTGACCGAGGGGATCGAGGCCTTCGAGGATCAACACCGATGA
- a CDS encoding helix-turn-helix transcriptional regulator, with amino-acid sequence MSLRARAALPALLALAVTLTLAASGALAASPVQGDAAAQGAPSVDRTVFFVQLKPDGDATWEVTHHTAVYGSEDREAFTDLAERYENGEFDLAALDVIRRAAERADDATGRNMSVTDVERTSDVDNGTLTLSLTWQNFARQEGDAYYVGDAFDAGDEPWLSGLTEDQTLIMAVPDGYGIRSAPKRHQDGRVRWEGPQEFTAADLSLTYIGNGPGASPSESPGTSSPEDPDDRNAIVWGGFLVLGLVVVGAYVLSRRDGGAVTAGPLGGAPEGEATPADESAVTDPDPDPVDDVDEELLSDEERVERLLERNGGRMKQADIVKETDWSNAKVSQLLSSMEEEGRIDKLRIGRENLISFPDEDLTDLEE; translated from the coding sequence ATGTCCCTCCGGGCTCGTGCCGCCCTCCCCGCTTTGCTCGCCCTCGCGGTCACCCTGACACTCGCTGCCAGCGGCGCACTGGCTGCGTCCCCAGTGCAGGGCGACGCCGCGGCACAGGGCGCCCCTAGCGTCGACCGAACGGTCTTTTTCGTCCAGCTGAAGCCCGACGGGGACGCCACCTGGGAGGTGACCCACCACACCGCCGTGTACGGGAGCGAGGACCGGGAGGCCTTCACGGACCTCGCCGAGCGCTACGAGAACGGCGAGTTCGACCTGGCGGCGCTGGACGTCATACGACGGGCCGCAGAGAGAGCCGACGACGCGACCGGCCGGAACATGTCGGTCACGGACGTCGAGCGGACCAGTGACGTCGACAACGGGACGCTGACGCTCTCGCTGACCTGGCAGAACTTCGCGCGCCAGGAGGGCGACGCCTACTACGTCGGCGACGCCTTCGACGCCGGCGACGAGCCCTGGCTGTCCGGTCTCACGGAGGACCAGACGCTGATCATGGCGGTCCCGGACGGATACGGGATCAGGAGCGCGCCCAAGCGACACCAGGACGGTCGGGTCCGCTGGGAAGGGCCGCAGGAGTTCACGGCCGCCGACCTCTCGCTGACCTACATCGGTAACGGTCCGGGCGCGTCCCCGTCCGAGTCGCCCGGAACGAGTTCTCCCGAGGATCCCGACGACCGCAACGCGATCGTGTGGGGCGGGTTCCTGGTGCTCGGTCTCGTCGTCGTCGGCGCGTACGTCCTCTCCCGGCGCGACGGCGGCGCCGTGACGGCCGGACCGCTCGGCGGCGCGCCGGAGGGCGAAGCGACGCCGGCCGACGAGTCGGCCGTCACCGACCCCGACCCCGACCCGGTCGACGACGTCGACGAGGAGCTGCTCAGCGACGAGGAGCGCGTCGAGCGCCTGCTGGAGCGCAACGGCGGCCGGATGAAGCAGGCCGACATCGTCAAGGAGACCGACTGGTCCAACGCCAAGGTCTCCCAGCTGCTGTCCTCGATGGAGGAGGAGGGCCGCATCGACAAGCTCAGGATCGGCCGTGAGAACCTCATCTCCTTCCCCGACGAGGACCTCACCGACCTCGAGGAGTGA
- a CDS encoding RNA-binding domain-containing protein — MIYSVDVQITAPVNDTEVTDRVADAIRNLFPNADPEFEHGELRAEVHDVEHFSELLHRFEILDTARGVFFDNRRGDTFSFDLKKQAAFEERVNFAVGDPSELGDIHVRVRVEEPDVESFVDYVAPPTEGGEPVDPE; from the coding sequence ATGATCTACAGCGTCGACGTCCAGATCACGGCGCCGGTCAACGACACCGAGGTCACCGACCGGGTCGCCGACGCGATCCGGAACCTCTTCCCGAACGCCGACCCCGAGTTCGAGCACGGCGAGCTCCGGGCGGAGGTCCACGACGTCGAGCACTTCTCGGAGCTGCTCCACCGCTTCGAGATCCTCGACACCGCCCGCGGCGTCTTCTTCGACAACCGACGCGGCGACACCTTCTCGTTCGACCTGAAGAAGCAGGCGGCCTTCGAAGAGCGGGTGAACTTCGCCGTCGGCGACCCCTCCGAACTCGGAGATATACACGTCCGCGTGCGCGTGGAGGAGCCCGACGTGGAGTCCTTCGTCGACTACGTGGCCCCGCCCACCGAGGGCGGCGAGCCGGTCGATCCCGAATAG
- a CDS encoding electron transfer flavoprotein subunit alpha/FixB family protein, with the protein MTVLAVAEHRRGELRDVSFELITAGRELAREIGGDLRVAVVNGPVEDYARTLSREAVDVVHTVDHGAEFNHDVYVQAVAELTEAVDPTVLLLPHTADGMDYAPAVASRLGRPLLTDAVDLAFDDRLAVTRERYGATAEATIEVNADRAAVTLRPTEWPPAEYRGDARIEPFAVDVDEAAVQSNVNGYEEVRGDVDLEGAGVVVAVGRGVGAEEDLDPIFELADALDAVVGAARPVIDAGWLGPERQVGTAGTTVDPEVYLALGISGAPRHVAGVKGAETVVAVNEDPAAPIFDVADYGVVGDLFEVVPALLAQFR; encoded by the coding sequence ATGACGGTCCTGGCAGTGGCGGAGCACCGCCGGGGAGAGCTGCGCGACGTGAGCTTCGAGCTGATCACGGCCGGGCGCGAACTCGCACGCGAGATCGGGGGTGACCTCCGCGTGGCCGTCGTCAACGGGCCGGTCGAGGACTACGCCCGGACGCTGAGCCGCGAGGCGGTCGACGTCGTCCACACCGTCGACCACGGCGCCGAGTTCAACCACGACGTCTACGTCCAGGCGGTCGCCGAACTGACCGAGGCCGTCGATCCGACCGTGCTCCTGCTGCCGCACACGGCCGACGGTATGGACTACGCGCCGGCCGTGGCCAGCCGCCTGGGGCGACCGCTGCTGACCGACGCCGTCGACCTCGCCTTCGACGACCGCCTCGCGGTCACCCGGGAGCGATACGGCGCGACGGCGGAGGCGACGATCGAGGTGAACGCCGACCGCGCGGCCGTCACGCTCCGCCCGACGGAGTGGCCCCCTGCCGAGTACCGCGGCGACGCGCGGATCGAGCCGTTCGCGGTGGACGTCGACGAGGCCGCGGTTCAGTCGAACGTCAACGGCTACGAGGAGGTCCGCGGCGATGTCGACCTGGAGGGCGCCGGCGTCGTCGTCGCGGTCGGCCGCGGCGTCGGGGCCGAGGAGGACCTCGATCCGATCTTCGAGCTGGCCGACGCGCTGGACGCCGTCGTCGGTGCCGCCCGCCCGGTGATCGACGCGGGGTGGCTCGGACCGGAGCGCCAGGTCGGCACCGCCGGAACGACCGTCGATCCGGAGGTGTACCTGGCCCTCGGGATCTCGGGGGCGCCGCGCCACGTCGCCGGCGTGAAGGGGGCGGAGACGGTCGTCGCCGTCAACGAGGACCCCGCCGCGCCCATCTTCGACGTCGCCGACTACGGCGTCGTCGGCGACCTGTTCGAGGTCGTCCCCGCGCTGCTCGCGCAGTTCCGGTAG
- a CDS encoding YccF domain-containing protein: protein MSQRSLLVRALWFVLVGWWLTPALVNVAWLLNATVVLLPLGIKVINLVPTALTLAEPRSLSEADAGEGQRSLLVRAVYFVLVGWWLSWLWANVAAALAVTIVGLPVAVWMFNRLPYVTSLYRFHG, encoded by the coding sequence ATGTCGCAGCGATCACTTCTCGTCCGCGCACTGTGGTTCGTCCTCGTGGGCTGGTGGCTCACCCCGGCGCTGGTCAACGTCGCCTGGCTGCTGAACGCCACTGTCGTCCTCCTGCCGCTGGGGATCAAGGTGATCAACCTCGTCCCGACGGCGCTGACGCTGGCCGAACCCCGGTCGCTCTCGGAAGCTGACGCAGGCGAGGGCCAGCGGTCGCTGCTCGTTCGCGCCGTCTACTTCGTGCTCGTCGGGTGGTGGCTCTCGTGGCTGTGGGCCAACGTCGCCGCGGCTCTCGCCGTCACGATCGTCGGACTCCCGGTCGCCGTCTGGATGTTCAACCGGCTGCCGTACGTGACGTCGCTGTACCGGTTCCACGGGTGA